TAACTAGTTTCAAAAAAAAAATACTACAAATTAACCGAACAGGTTGTGCATAAACTATGGTTCGTTTGGGTCAACGTTACTCAAAGGTGACTTCTCTGAATCCACTAAAAATTCAATTTACAATTGATCAAGTGCGGGAATGCTACCAAGACAACAGAACCATGTTTGTGGAGAGTGTTAATAGCCTGCATGGTTTGCAAACCAACTTGGAACGAAGAAGAGAAAGAGCAAAACGAAAAGAGACAGAGAAACGCCTCTGGTCGGATGAATGGAGGACCGTGATATATCAGGATAAAGATTTGTAACTCACTTGCTTGTTCTGTGACAAAGAGGTTGTTGCTCACCCAACATGATCGACTTAGAGAGGGGTATGGGATTTGGAATTTGAGAAGGTTTTGTTTCTCACAAATCCTCATTTATTGTACATTTAGCATTTGTAAAATTGTCATAGAGAAACCATGGCTGTCAGCATACTACTATTTAGAACTTATCAAAAACAAAAATTACTAAATATGTTGTAATGTATTAGTCGTACTAATTATGAGATGCATATGTACTTCCTCTAAAACAAATTTCTACTAGTTCAGTTTCAGCTAAAAGTAGACCAACAACCGAATACCCAAAATAAATAAATAGTTTGCACAAAACATAAACTAATTTCTGGCTAGGCACAAAGTAGACCGGTGTATTGAATAGTGAAAATCCACCTCTAAGCCTTAAACAAGAAACAGGTTTGGCAATGGAACAAGTAACAAGATGGTTATTGTTAATGTACCCAAAATAAATAAATAGTTTGCACAAAACATAAACTAATTTCTGGCTAGGCACAAAGTAGACCGGTGTATTGAATAGTGAAAATCCACCTCTAAGCCTTAAACATGAAACAGGTTTGGCAATGGAACAAGTAACAAGATGTTTATTGTTAATGTAGCTCCAAAATCGCTACAAATACCCTCAACTTCACTTCATTTGAGTTCACCAAGTTCCGTAGAAACAACGTTGAACAAAATGGCCCTACATTGTTCATTAAAAATCGTAACTCTCTTCCTTGCACTCAACATTCTTCTCCTCGCCAGAACCCAAGTCGTCCAAAGCCGTTCTACAACCTCTCCACGCATCCCAGCACCTCCATCTATAATGGCACCACCAAGAATACCTCTACCACCTCCGCCACCATGTCCGCCACCACCACCTCCTCCACCACCACCATGTCCGCCACCACCTCAACCACAACCATTTCCTCCACCGCCACTGCCTCTTCCATCCCTTTCACCAAATCCTCCCCCATCACAGCATCCACCTCGTAGCACTTGCCCAAAGACTGTCCCACAAATACGAATATGTGGCAGTATCGTAAATAAACTCCCAAGAATCCGTAGTGTGCAGCCATGTTGTTCTATCGTCCGTGATCGATCTGACACTGACGCACTTGATTGCCTGTGTGAGTTGGTGGATGCACCACGTCTAAGTCTCCCACCTAATATCATCATCCTTTCAGGCGCTTGTGGTCGTCGTATTCCCCCAGGTTACACATGCCCATGACGACTTTATAACCATACTAGTTAATTAATAGTCTAAAACTTACTCACTATGCACTTCAACTTATAGCTAAAAAGCTTTGTAACTCTTAACTGTCTTCGACTACTTATGTAATAAAACATCAATGAAGTTGGTGTTCATTACTGCCTTTTTATTAGTTAGACTTTTATTATTGTCTTGTTAACCATATGAGTTTACATATATCTCTAGACCAACCAGTGCCGGTCCGGACTTGTGCCTAAAAGCCCATTGAAAAACTAATGCCCTTTAATTATGATTAAATTTTTATTGCATTTTGAATATAATCAAAATAACATTATTGAATTTTAATTTATT
This genomic interval from Brassica oleracea var. oleracea cultivar TO1000 chromosome C2, BOL, whole genome shotgun sequence contains the following:
- the LOC106325835 gene encoding lipid transfer protein EARLI 1-like gives rise to the protein MALHCSLKIVTLFLALNILLLARTQVVQSRSTTSPRIPAPPSIMAPPRIPLPPPPPCPPPPPPPPPPCPPPPQPQPFPPPPLPLPSLSPNPPPSQHPPRSTCPKTVPQIRICGSIVNKLPRIRSVQPCCSIVRDRSDTDALDCLCELVDAPRLSLPPNIIILSGACGRRIPPGYTCP